Sequence from the Candidatus Methylomirabilota bacterium genome:
GTCTTGGGGTCCGTGTTATAAGGATAGGGCGAAGCGGCCGGAGCCGAGGCTCCGGAGGCCCTTGGGCGGGTACTGGCCGTAATCCGCGACGATCTGCGCCTCCTCGCGGGTCTTGACGTTGGGGGCGACGAAGCCCCAGGCGCCCGCGTCCAGGATGCGCTTGATGCCGAGCTCGCTCACCTCGGGGATGCGCGCGAG
This genomic interval carries:
- a CDS encoding 2-dehydro-3-deoxyglucarate aldolase; the encoded protein is LARIPEVSELGIKRILDAGAWGFVAPNVKTREEAQIVADYGQYPPKGLRSLGSGRFALSL